Proteins encoded in a region of the Mycolicibacterium chitae genome:
- a CDS encoding TetR/AcrR family transcriptional regulator — translation MASPAGTSRRLGAPDAKNRVVLLDAAEELMRDEGYAAVTSRRVADKAGLKPQLVHYYFRTMDELFLALFGRRAEQMQHYHQLALDSPQPLWALWELNTDPEGTGMTMEFIALANHRKALRAEIARFAEMSRREQIRTFTAAMSRYDVPFEEFTPTVLMVLMTGATQVLVQEELLGMTVGHEETHQFAERWLTYLEGERRLDDNWRRPLEAAAED, via the coding sequence ATGGCATCGCCTGCCGGGACGTCGCGTCGATTGGGAGCCCCCGATGCGAAGAACCGGGTTGTGCTCCTCGACGCCGCCGAGGAGTTGATGCGCGACGAGGGCTACGCCGCGGTGACCTCGCGGCGGGTGGCCGACAAGGCCGGCCTCAAACCCCAGCTGGTGCACTACTACTTCCGCACGATGGACGAGTTGTTCCTGGCGTTGTTCGGCCGCCGCGCCGAGCAGATGCAGCACTACCACCAGCTGGCCCTGGACTCCCCGCAGCCGCTGTGGGCGCTGTGGGAGCTCAACACCGACCCGGAGGGCACCGGGATGACCATGGAGTTCATCGCGCTGGCCAACCATCGCAAGGCGCTGCGCGCCGAGATCGCCCGGTTCGCCGAGATGTCCCGTCGGGAGCAGATCCGGACGTTCACCGCGGCGATGTCGCGCTATGACGTGCCCTTCGAGGAGTTCACGCCGACCGTCCTGATGGTGTTGATGACGGGTGCGACGCAGGTGCTGGTGCAGGAAGAGCTGCTGGGCATGACCGTCGGCCACGAGGAGACCCACCAGTTCGCCGAGCGGTGGCTGACCTACCTGGAGGGCGAGCGCCGGCTCGACGACAACTGGCGCCGGCCGCTCGAAGCGGCCGCCGAGGACTAA
- a CDS encoding enoyl-CoA hydratase/isomerase family protein → MVDLEIDDGLAVITIDRPQARNAIAPETMDQLDTALDSAAGALALVIRGGGDRAFVSGGDLKELAKLRTEEQAAAMARRMRGVCDRIAAFPAPVIAALNGHALGGGAEVAVSADIRIAADDIRIGFNQVSLAIMPAWGGAERLAALVGRSQALLLAGSGTILTAGEAHRVGLVDQVLPRAAFDEGWRAVARSLTNRPAGEIKRVLGGVAPEEAIGAFARLWVADEHWEAADRVMTKSR, encoded by the coding sequence ATGGTCGACCTTGAAATCGATGACGGGCTCGCGGTGATCACGATCGACCGTCCGCAGGCCCGCAACGCGATCGCGCCGGAGACCATGGATCAGCTCGACACCGCGCTGGACTCGGCCGCGGGCGCGCTGGCGCTGGTGATCCGCGGCGGCGGCGACCGCGCGTTCGTCTCCGGTGGTGACCTCAAGGAACTGGCCAAGCTGCGCACCGAGGAGCAGGCCGCGGCGATGGCGCGACGGATGCGCGGGGTCTGTGATCGCATCGCGGCGTTCCCGGCCCCGGTCATCGCGGCACTCAACGGGCACGCCCTGGGCGGAGGCGCGGAGGTGGCCGTCTCGGCCGACATCCGCATTGCCGCCGACGACATCCGGATCGGCTTCAACCAGGTGTCGCTGGCGATCATGCCGGCCTGGGGCGGCGCCGAGCGGTTGGCCGCCCTGGTGGGGCGCAGCCAGGCGCTGCTGCTGGCCGGCAGCGGGACCATCCTGACCGCCGGCGAGGCGCACCGCGTCGGGCTCGTCGATCAGGTGCTACCGCGCGCGGCGTTCGACGAGGGGTGGCGCGCGGTGGCACGGTCGTTGACGAACCGTCCCGCCGGCGAGATCAAGCGCGTGCTCGGCGGCGTCGCACCCGAGGAGGCCATCGGGGCCTTCGCGCGGCTGTGGGTGGCCGACGAGCACTGGGAGGCCGCCGACCGGGTGATGACGAAGAGTCGTTAG
- a CDS encoding amidohydrolase family protein, with product MGQLSHKVDIPFPLFDADNHLYEPPEAMTKYLPKEYKDIVQYVEINGRTKIAIKGQISNYIPNPTFSVVAKPGAWEEYFKFGNPDGKSKRELFGEPMKAIPAFFEPEPRLKVMDELGVDRSLMFPTLASLIEERLSDDPVAIHVIIHALNEWLHEVWGFNYQNRIFTTPVITLPIVEKAIEELEWAVKRGARAILIRPAPVPGFRGPRSFALPEFDPFWERVVHHDVFVGMHSSDSGYSRYTSEWDGAAQEMLPFQTNAMSILNEWRPIQDAVASWVIHGALFRHPKLKVGIVEAGSKWMFPLLDSMAEVYKKAPEAFLGNPIEEIKNRIYVSPFYEEGIDDLINLIGVDQVLYGSDWPHPEGLAEPTHYVTALEHLSVEDQAKIMGGNLSRLVTA from the coding sequence ATGGGGCAACTGTCGCACAAGGTCGACATTCCGTTTCCGCTGTTCGATGCGGACAACCATCTGTATGAGCCGCCCGAGGCGATGACGAAGTACCTCCCCAAGGAGTACAAGGACATCGTCCAGTACGTCGAGATCAACGGCCGCACCAAGATCGCGATCAAGGGCCAGATCAGCAACTACATCCCGAACCCCACCTTCTCGGTGGTCGCCAAGCCCGGGGCGTGGGAGGAGTACTTCAAGTTCGGCAACCCCGACGGCAAGAGCAAGCGTGAGCTCTTCGGTGAGCCCATGAAGGCCATCCCGGCGTTCTTCGAGCCCGAGCCGCGCCTCAAGGTGATGGACGAGCTCGGCGTGGACCGCTCCCTGATGTTCCCGACGCTCGCCAGCCTCATCGAGGAGCGCCTCAGCGACGACCCGGTGGCCATCCACGTCATCATCCACGCCCTCAACGAGTGGCTGCACGAGGTCTGGGGCTTCAACTACCAGAACCGCATCTTCACCACCCCGGTGATCACGCTGCCGATCGTCGAGAAGGCCATCGAGGAGCTCGAGTGGGCCGTCAAGCGTGGCGCCCGCGCCATCCTGATCCGCCCCGCGCCGGTGCCGGGCTTCCGTGGCCCGCGGTCGTTCGCGCTGCCCGAGTTCGACCCGTTCTGGGAGCGTGTGGTGCACCACGACGTCTTCGTCGGCATGCACTCCAGCGACAGCGGCTACTCGCGCTACACCTCCGAGTGGGACGGTGCGGCGCAGGAGATGCTGCCGTTCCAGACCAACGCCATGTCGATCCTCAACGAGTGGCGCCCGATCCAGGACGCGGTGGCCTCCTGGGTGATCCACGGTGCGCTGTTCCGGCACCCGAAGCTCAAGGTCGGCATCGTCGAGGCCGGCTCCAAGTGGATGTTCCCGCTGCTGGACTCCATGGCCGAGGTCTACAAGAAGGCCCCCGAGGCCTTCCTGGGCAACCCGATCGAGGAGATCAAGAACCGCATCTACGTCAGCCCGTTCTACGAGGAGGGCATCGACGACCTGATCAACCTGATCGGTGTCGACCAGGTGCTGTACGGCTCCGACTGGCCGCATCCGGAGGGCCTGGCCGAGCCGACGCACTACGTCACCGCCCTCGAGCACCTCTCGGTCGAGGATCAGGCCAAGATCATGGGCGGCAACCTTTCCCGTCTGGTCACCGCCTAG
- a CDS encoding FadD3 family acyl-CoA ligase yields MVLSVGDRFGDSEAVVDGSLRLTFTDLVHRVRLAAGAFQQRGIGKGDRVAIWAPNSAEWMIAAFGLLTAGGVLVPVNTRFKAEEAADVITRSGARAVLIQPGFLGMDFAAPAGVEVIDLKSDFLTDATPFEAPSPDWISGDDIADIIYTSGTTGRAKGVMMNHRQTLRLYAEWCDLADLRAGDRYLIVNPFFHTFGYKAGTIAAMIRGATVLPVPVFDVDAVVDLVEREHITMLPGPPTLYHSLLAVPDKTKLATLRAGVTGSADIPVELIRRVHEELPFETLATGYGLTECGTATLSRPGDSFEDIATTVGMPCDGIEVRIAEDGEVLVRGYSVMQGYLDDPEATAETIDADGWLHTGDLGEFTDGGRLRIIGRKKDMFIVGGFNAYPAEIEGFLLEHPGIAQAAVIGIPDERMGQVGKAFVVRKAGDTSALSEAELISWSKQRMAGYKVPRAVTFVDALPLNASGKVMKDQLR; encoded by the coding sequence ATGGTCTTGAGCGTCGGCGACCGCTTCGGAGATTCCGAGGCGGTCGTCGACGGTTCACTACGACTGACCTTCACCGACCTGGTCCACCGGGTCCGCCTCGCCGCCGGCGCCTTCCAACAGCGCGGCATCGGCAAGGGCGACCGGGTGGCGATCTGGGCGCCCAACTCCGCGGAATGGATGATCGCGGCCTTCGGGTTGCTGACCGCCGGCGGCGTGCTGGTCCCGGTCAACACGCGGTTCAAGGCCGAGGAGGCCGCCGACGTCATCACCCGCAGCGGAGCACGCGCCGTCCTGATCCAGCCGGGCTTCCTCGGCATGGACTTCGCCGCGCCCGCGGGGGTGGAGGTGATCGACCTCAAGTCCGATTTCCTCACCGACGCAACACCGTTCGAGGCGCCGTCCCCGGACTGGATCTCCGGCGACGACATCGCCGACATCATCTACACCTCGGGCACCACCGGGCGGGCCAAGGGCGTGATGATGAACCACCGGCAGACGCTGCGGCTCTACGCCGAATGGTGCGACCTTGCCGACCTGCGCGCCGGCGACCGCTATCTGATCGTCAACCCGTTCTTCCACACCTTCGGCTACAAGGCCGGCACCATCGCGGCGATGATCCGCGGCGCCACCGTCCTGCCCGTGCCGGTGTTCGATGTCGATGCCGTCGTGGATCTCGTTGAGCGAGAGCACATCACGATGCTGCCCGGCCCGCCGACGCTGTACCACTCGCTGCTGGCCGTGCCCGACAAGACCAAGTTGGCCACCCTGCGCGCCGGGGTCACCGGATCCGCCGACATCCCCGTCGAGTTGATCCGTCGGGTGCACGAGGAACTGCCGTTCGAGACGCTGGCCACCGGCTACGGCCTGACCGAATGCGGAACGGCCACCCTCTCGCGGCCCGGCGACTCCTTCGAGGACATCGCCACCACCGTCGGCATGCCGTGCGACGGAATCGAGGTCCGCATCGCCGAGGATGGGGAGGTGTTGGTCCGCGGCTATAGCGTCATGCAGGGCTACCTCGACGATCCCGAGGCCACCGCCGAGACGATCGACGCCGACGGGTGGTTGCACACCGGCGACCTCGGCGAGTTCACCGACGGCGGCCGGTTGCGGATCATCGGTCGCAAGAAGGACATGTTCATCGTCGGTGGCTTCAATGCCTATCCCGCCGAGATCGAGGGCTTCCTGCTCGAGCACCCGGGGATCGCGCAGGCCGCCGTCATCGGCATCCCCGACGAGCGAATGGGGCAGGTGGGCAAGGCTTTCGTGGTTCGGAAGGCGGGGGACACGTCGGCGCTGTCGGAGGCCGAATTGATCTCGTGGAGCAAGCAGCGGATGGCGGGTTACAAGGTGCCGCGGGCCGTGACCTTCGTCGATGCGTTGCCGCTGAACGCCAGCGGCAAGGTGATGAAGGATCAGTTGCGGTGA
- a CDS encoding fatty-acid--CoA ligase: MVIASDYRIPDPSRVWPLLERRKDGLADMGAHHVLIYRSLTEPGRVLVMIGVRSREPVVDLLRSRVFFDWFDAVGVEDIPAVFAGEIIDRYELIEAAPDDPPGVLVSGIVSVDNAAWLISELHSAKPTFRDAGVRKVWVFQAFDDSREVMILQEIDNADNARRWIRQHDEAAAWMADTGVGVYPPLFIGEFVQMLRINGEQ, translated from the coding sequence ATGGTCATCGCGTCGGATTACCGCATCCCGGACCCGTCGCGGGTCTGGCCGCTGCTGGAGCGCCGCAAGGACGGCCTGGCCGACATGGGCGCCCACCACGTGCTGATCTACCGGTCGCTGACCGAACCCGGCCGGGTGCTGGTGATGATCGGCGTGCGCAGCCGCGAACCCGTCGTGGACCTGCTGCGCTCGCGGGTGTTCTTCGACTGGTTCGACGCGGTAGGGGTCGAGGACATCCCGGCGGTGTTCGCCGGCGAGATCATCGACCGCTACGAACTGATCGAGGCCGCCCCCGACGACCCGCCCGGGGTGCTGGTGTCCGGGATCGTCTCGGTGGACAACGCCGCGTGGCTGATCAGTGAATTGCACTCGGCCAAACCGACATTCCGGGATGCCGGGGTCCGCAAGGTGTGGGTGTTCCAGGCCTTCGACGACTCCCGCGAGGTGATGATCCTGCAGGAGATCGACAACGCGGACAACGCCCGACGCTGGATCCGGCAGCATGACGAGGCCGCCGCCTGGATGGCCGACACCGGGGTGGGGGTGTATCCGCCGTTGTTCATCGGGGAATTCGTCCAGATGCTGCGGATCAACGGCGAGCAATGA
- a CDS encoding (2Fe-2S)-binding protein, with protein MYVCLCLGVTSRTVAEAVAAGATTANAVAEACGAGSECARCRRSVRAIIDAAAAEPGSTEPRPG; from the coding sequence ATGTATGTCTGCTTGTGTCTGGGCGTGACCAGTCGCACCGTTGCTGAGGCGGTGGCGGCGGGCGCGACCACGGCCAACGCGGTCGCCGAGGCGTGCGGGGCCGGTTCGGAATGCGCGCGCTGCCGCCGATCCGTGCGCGCGATCATCGACGCCGCGGCCGCCGAACCCGGCTCGACCGAACCCCGCCCGGGCTGA
- a CDS encoding twin-arginine translocation pathway signal — MTEVTEDAEGTEDAEGTDVEDTEPATGELVDDTDAGGPAKSEGKRNNIRLLAIALAVLLVASAAVTAWLYFTKYRPAQLTGETAQAQVLEDAKTGTLAALTYSPDSLDEDLTTAKSHLTGDFLSYYTTFTDDVVRKAVDEKKVATTAEIVRAAVSEMNPDTAKVLLFVNQTTTSADRPDPSMAASSVLVTMTKVDGDWLISAFDPV; from the coding sequence ATCACCGAAGTCACCGAGGACGCAGAAGGCACCGAGGACGCCGAGGGCACCGACGTCGAGGACACCGAACCTGCCACGGGCGAACTCGTCGACGACACCGACGCCGGCGGCCCGGCCAAGAGCGAGGGCAAGCGCAACAACATCCGGCTGCTGGCGATCGCGCTGGCGGTGTTGCTGGTCGCCTCGGCAGCCGTGACGGCCTGGCTGTACTTCACCAAGTACCGGCCGGCGCAACTGACCGGCGAGACGGCGCAGGCGCAGGTGCTCGAGGACGCCAAGACCGGGACGCTGGCGGCGCTGACCTACTCCCCGGACAGCCTCGACGAGGACCTGACCACCGCGAAGTCGCACCTGACCGGCGACTTCCTGTCGTACTACACGACTTTCACCGACGACGTGGTGCGCAAGGCCGTCGACGAGAAGAAGGTCGCCACCACCGCGGAGATCGTGCGGGCGGCGGTCTCGGAGATGAACCCTGACACCGCCAAGGTGCTGCTGTTCGTCAATCAGACCACCACCAGCGCCGACCGCCCCGATCCTTCGATGGCTGCCAGCAGCGTGCTGGTCACCATGACCAAGGTCGACGGCGACTGGCTGATCTCGGCCTTCGACCCGGTCTGA
- a CDS encoding TetR/AcrR family transcriptional regulator, giving the protein MTTPPARPQVREALLAAAHDELTDHGQVGISLRAVARRAGVSHAAPKHHFGDRGGLLTAVAAEGFDALAVDLTTAADELDSDDAPAARLAALGRAYVGFGLRHPALFDLMFRPAELHPDDPALVEARRGALGVLSAAVTRVAPSELEPSGTPDLALLSWALAHGLVVLARDGALHRAAGRATEDKALPLGLIGLFSAAMAGEAPPEAP; this is encoded by the coding sequence ATGACCACTCCGCCGGCCCGACCCCAGGTCCGCGAGGCGCTGCTGGCGGCCGCGCACGACGAACTGACCGACCACGGCCAGGTGGGGATCAGCCTGCGCGCGGTCGCGCGCCGGGCCGGGGTGTCCCACGCAGCGCCCAAGCACCATTTCGGCGACCGCGGCGGACTGTTGACGGCCGTGGCCGCGGAGGGATTCGACGCCCTGGCCGTCGACCTGACGACCGCGGCCGACGAACTCGACAGCGACGACGCCCCGGCGGCCCGGTTGGCCGCACTCGGCCGGGCCTACGTCGGCTTCGGACTGCGGCACCCGGCGCTGTTCGACCTGATGTTCCGGCCCGCCGAACTGCACCCCGACGACCCCGCCCTGGTGGAAGCGCGGCGGGGCGCCCTCGGCGTCCTCAGCGCCGCCGTGACCCGGGTGGCGCCGAGCGAACTGGAACCCTCCGGGACCCCGGATCTGGCGTTGCTGAGTTGGGCGTTGGCGCACGGCCTGGTGGTCCTCGCGCGCGACGGCGCCCTGCACCGGGCGGCGGGACGCGCCACCGAGGACAAGGCGCTGCCCCTGGGCCTGATCGGGCTGTTCTCCGCCGCCATGGCCGGCGAGGCGCCTCCCGAGGCGCCTTGA
- a CDS encoding DUF1707 domain-containing protein, with protein MTHSAVEHPLRAGDRERERCTALLGQAMSQGYLSLPEYEQRVAQAFTAETADELRRLVADLPVPLITRNDPRVRHRRRAAARRGVTWHLAAYATMVAICLSVWLAVGLTAGAWYFWPIWPMLGGAIGVVSHALPVRLCAR; from the coding sequence ATGACCCACTCCGCCGTCGAGCACCCGCTGCGCGCGGGTGACCGCGAACGCGAACGCTGCACCGCACTGCTCGGCCAGGCCATGTCCCAGGGCTACCTGTCGTTGCCCGAATACGAGCAACGGGTGGCGCAGGCTTTCACCGCGGAGACCGCCGACGAACTGCGCCGACTCGTCGCCGACCTGCCGGTGCCCCTGATCACCCGCAACGACCCACGCGTGCGGCACCGTCGCCGCGCCGCCGCCCGCCGCGGCGTGACCTGGCACCTCGCCGCCTACGCGACCATGGTGGCCATCTGCCTGAGCGTCTGGCTCGCCGTCGGCCTGACCGCCGGCGCCTGGTACTTCTGGCCGATCTGGCCCATGCTCGGCGGCGCGATCGGTGTGGTGTCGCACGCGCTGCCGGTGCGGCTGTGCGCGCGCTGA
- a CDS encoding aspartate aminotransferase family protein, with protein sequence MTATTPQLLPGGRDLDAAIAEGKRAYELDRAHVFHSWSAQAKLSPMTVVAAEGSYVWDGEGNRLLDFSSQMVNTNIGHQHPKVVAAIAEQAAKLCTIAPAHVNDARSEAARLIAERAPGDLNKVFFTNAGADAVEHAVRMARLHTGRHKVLSRYRSYHGGTDTAVNLTGDTRRWPNDNGTSGVVHFNGPFLYRSSFHAETEEQESQRALAYLEQLIAMEGPDTIAAIILESVPGTAGIMIPPPGYMAGVREICDRYGIVFIADEVMAGFGRTGKWFAIQHFDVVPDLMTFAKGVNSGYVPLGGVVINEEIAATFAERAYPGGLTYSGHPLACASAVATINAMEDEGMVTNAARIGEQVLGPGLRELAAKHRSVGEVRGLGVFWAIELVANQETREPLAPYGGSSPAMAATLAACKAGGLLPFANYNRIHAVPPCNVSDDEVAEGLRILDEALTVADGHTS encoded by the coding sequence ATGACTGCGACCACACCCCAGCTGTTGCCCGGCGGGCGGGATCTCGACGCCGCCATCGCCGAGGGCAAGCGGGCCTACGAGCTGGACCGCGCCCACGTCTTCCATTCGTGGTCGGCCCAGGCCAAGTTGTCGCCGATGACGGTGGTGGCCGCGGAGGGGTCCTACGTCTGGGACGGCGAGGGCAACCGGCTGCTGGACTTCAGCTCGCAGATGGTCAACACCAACATCGGCCATCAGCACCCCAAGGTGGTCGCGGCCATCGCCGAGCAGGCCGCCAAGCTGTGCACCATCGCCCCGGCGCATGTCAACGACGCGCGCTCGGAGGCCGCCCGGCTCATCGCCGAGCGCGCCCCCGGCGACCTGAACAAGGTGTTCTTCACCAACGCCGGCGCCGACGCCGTCGAGCACGCGGTGCGGATGGCCCGGCTGCACACCGGCCGCCACAAGGTGCTCTCGCGCTACCGGTCCTACCACGGCGGCACCGACACCGCCGTCAACCTCACCGGGGACACCCGGCGCTGGCCCAACGACAACGGCACCAGCGGCGTCGTGCACTTCAACGGGCCGTTCCTGTACCGCTCGTCGTTCCACGCCGAGACCGAGGAGCAGGAGTCCCAGCGCGCGCTGGCCTACCTCGAGCAGTTGATCGCCATGGAGGGCCCGGACACCATCGCCGCGATCATCCTGGAGTCGGTGCCCGGCACCGCCGGCATCATGATCCCGCCGCCGGGGTACATGGCCGGGGTGCGCGAGATCTGCGACCGCTACGGCATCGTGTTCATCGCCGACGAGGTGATGGCCGGGTTCGGCCGCACCGGCAAGTGGTTCGCCATCCAGCACTTCGACGTCGTCCCCGACCTGATGACCTTCGCCAAGGGCGTCAACTCCGGCTACGTCCCGCTGGGCGGCGTGGTGATCAACGAGGAGATCGCGGCCACTTTCGCCGAGCGCGCCTACCCCGGTGGCCTGACCTACTCCGGCCACCCGCTGGCGTGTGCGTCGGCCGTGGCGACCATCAACGCCATGGAGGACGAGGGCATGGTGACCAACGCGGCCCGCATCGGCGAGCAGGTGCTGGGCCCGGGTCTGCGCGAGCTGGCCGCCAAGCACCGTTCCGTCGGCGAGGTCCGCGGCCTCGGGGTGTTCTGGGCCATCGAGCTGGTGGCCAACCAGGAGACCCGCGAGCCGCTGGCGCCCTACGGCGGTTCCAGCCCCGCGATGGCCGCGACGCTGGCGGCGTGCAAGGCGGGCGGGTTGCTGCCGTTCGCCAACTACAACCGCATCCACGCGGTGCCGCCGTGCAACGTCAGCGACGACGAGGTGGCCGAGGGCCTGCGCATCCTCGACGAGGCGCTGACCGTCGCCGACGGCCACACCAGCTAG
- a CDS encoding CoA-acylating methylmalonate-semialdehyde dehydrogenase has translation MTSIQTIGHWADGKSFTGDSDRTAPVTNPATGVVTGEVALASAEDARTVIEAAAAAFPAWRDMSLAKRTSILFNFRELLNARKAELAEIITAEHGKVLSDALGEVTRGQEVVEFACGIPHLLKGSMSENASTNVDVASIRQPLGVVGVIAPFNFPAMVPMWFFPIAIAAGNAVVLKPSEKDPSAALWMAELWAEAGLPAGVFNVLQGDKVAVDELLTNSSVKAVSFVGSTPIAQYVYATGTAHGKRVQALGGAKNHAVILPDADLDLAADAMINAGFGSAGERCMAISACVAVGPIADELVAKIAERAHTLKTGDGTRDSDMGPLVTKAHRDRVASYVDAGESDGAKVVVDGRTVEADGEQDGFWLGPTLLDHVTPEMSVYTDEIFGPVLSVLRVDTYDDALELVNSGPFGNGTAIFTNDGGAARRFQNEVEVGMVGINVPIPVPTAYYSFGGWRSSLFGDTHAHGTEGVHFFTRGKVVTTRWQDPTHGGINLGFPQNN, from the coding sequence ATGACGAGCATCCAGACCATCGGACATTGGGCAGACGGCAAGAGCTTCACCGGCGACAGCGACCGCACCGCCCCGGTCACCAATCCCGCGACCGGCGTCGTGACCGGCGAGGTCGCCCTGGCCTCGGCCGAGGACGCCCGCACGGTTATCGAGGCCGCCGCCGCGGCCTTCCCGGCGTGGCGCGACATGTCGCTGGCCAAGCGCACGTCGATCCTGTTCAACTTCCGCGAGTTGCTCAACGCCCGCAAGGCCGAACTCGCCGAGATCATCACCGCCGAACACGGCAAGGTGCTCTCGGACGCGCTCGGCGAGGTGACGCGCGGTCAGGAGGTCGTCGAATTCGCCTGCGGCATCCCGCATCTGCTCAAGGGCAGCATGTCGGAGAACGCCTCGACCAACGTGGACGTGGCCTCCATCCGTCAGCCGCTGGGCGTCGTCGGCGTCATCGCGCCGTTCAACTTCCCGGCCATGGTGCCCATGTGGTTCTTCCCCATCGCGATCGCCGCCGGCAACGCCGTGGTGCTCAAGCCCTCGGAGAAGGATCCGTCCGCCGCGCTGTGGATGGCCGAGCTGTGGGCCGAGGCCGGCCTGCCCGCCGGCGTGTTCAACGTCCTGCAGGGCGACAAGGTCGCCGTCGACGAGCTGCTGACCAACTCGTCGGTCAAGGCCGTGTCCTTCGTCGGGTCCACCCCGATCGCGCAGTACGTCTACGCCACCGGGACCGCGCACGGCAAGCGCGTGCAGGCCCTCGGCGGCGCCAAGAACCACGCGGTGATCCTGCCCGACGCGGACCTGGACCTGGCCGCCGACGCGATGATCAACGCCGGCTTCGGTTCGGCCGGCGAGCGCTGCATGGCCATCTCGGCCTGCGTGGCCGTCGGCCCGATCGCCGACGAACTCGTCGCCAAGATCGCCGAGCGCGCCCACACCCTCAAGACCGGCGACGGCACCCGCGATTCCGATATGGGCCCGCTGGTGACCAAGGCGCACCGGGACCGGGTGGCCTCCTACGTCGACGCCGGCGAGTCCGACGGCGCCAAGGTGGTCGTCGACGGCCGCACGGTCGAGGCCGACGGCGAGCAGGACGGGTTCTGGCTCGGACCGACGCTGCTGGACCACGTCACCCCCGAGATGAGCGTGTACACCGACGAGATCTTCGGACCCGTCCTCTCGGTGCTGCGGGTCGACACCTACGACGACGCCCTCGAGCTGGTCAACTCCGGACCGTTCGGCAACGGCACCGCGATCTTCACCAACGACGGCGGCGCCGCACGGCGCTTCCAGAACGAGGTCGAGGTCGGCATGGTCGGCATCAACGTGCCGATCCCGGTGCCCACGGCGTACTACAGCTTCGGCGGTTGGCGTAGCTCGCTGTTCGGCGACACCCACGCCCACGGCACCGAGGGCGTGCACTTCTTCACCCGCGGCAAGGTCGTCACCACCCGCTGGCAGGACCCCACCCACGGCGGCATCAATCTCGGCTTCCCCCAGAACAACTGA